Proteins found in one Venturia canescens isolate UGA chromosome 6, ASM1945775v1, whole genome shotgun sequence genomic segment:
- the LOC122412130 gene encoding uncharacterized protein: MADEAEAKNPGQPPLDNEGKNDGVSSYMNPINEEGALLCQLYREQVEVEARSLALRKEIRRRQENLGLSPSSDEEVAKSRKVNQKKTVTSTQNVDPEAELSEESPDDESSDEDPGAAGPFPTTSSTRISAEVEELLQKIKNLPPPKLKLARYQKATPADIQAENLKRKRIETKPHPLSTNASGEPKRSTDIRNAVVAPSVMVEPLPLGKLPSFDEVVRELGIPELLIAQGHRPPLYVADCRILSQDLLKKLINKRAEHLVSRMESKRVDRGTQTFITQVGKQHVAGCVNCRSRGHHFKNCELPYRPGFCQVCGADGFEAQDCIYPHGIEHEMALGRCLGCSRDLSLYCPECPDCNIRYAGLVDWLRLNYATWPTERIPEDHRYIVNEAKGTLKRHMVRFSDPGDTANQIRSFLIREKALVGAKKLANPAAATAEELSKTKRLLAIQALQKPFVIKSLDEIMEERPELSDGEEIKVIVPSKYKQQRDSRKQ; this comes from the coding sequence ATGGCTGATGAAGCGGAAGCGAAGAACCCTGGACAACCTCCGCTGGACAACGAGGGAAAAAACGACGGGGTCTCTAGCTATATGAATCCAATCAATGAGGAAGGGGCCCTCTTGTGCCAATTATATCGAGAGCAAGTAGAGGTGGAAGCGAGATCCTTGGCCCTCAGGAAGGAAATTCGACGCAGACAAGAAAATCTGGGTCTCTCTCCATCATCTGACGAGGAGGTTGCCAAATCAAGAAAGGTTAACCAGAAAAAAACTGTCACGTCCACTCAAAACGTAGATCCCGAGGCTGAGTTGTCCGAGGAATCTCCCGATGATGAGTCTTCGGATGAAGACCCTGGTGCCGCGGGACCGTTCCCAACGACCTCGTCTACACGGATTTCCGCAGAGGTCGAGGAATTGCTCcagaaaattaaaaacctCCCGCCACCGAAACTGAAACTGGCACGATATCAAAAGGCCACACCGGCAGATATCCAGGCCGAAAAcctgaagagaaaaaggatcGAGACGAAACCGCATCCGTTAAGCACCAATGCCTCAGGAGAACCAAAAAGATCAACCGACATACGAAACGCGGTAGTTGCCCCGTCCGTGATGGTGGAACCATTGCCGTTAGGCAAACTCCCGTCTTTCGACGAAGTCGTAAGGGAATTGGGAATCCCGGAATTACTCATAGCGCAGGGACACCGCCCACCACTGTACGTAGCCGATTGTCGCATTTTGAGTCAGGATTTactcaaaaaattgattaataaaCGCGCTGAACACCTGGTAAGCCGCATGGAGTCAAAACGGGTCGATCGTGGCACCCAAACCTTCATCACACAAGTCGGCAAACAACATGTGGCTGGTTGCGTAAATTGTCGTTCCCGGGGACACCACTTCAAGAACTGCGAGCTTCCGTACCGCCCAGGCTTTTGTCAAGTATGTGGAGCGGATGGCTTCGAGGCTCAGGATTGCATTTATCCTCATGGGATCGAACATGAAATGGCCCTGGGGAGGTGCCTGGGATGCTCAAGGGATTTAAGTCTTTACTGCCCGGAATGTCCAGATTGTAACATTCGTTATGCCGGATTGGTTGATTGGCTCAGACTGAATTATGCAACCTGGCCAACTGAACGGATCCCAGAAGACCACCGTTACATCGTCAATGAAGCTAAAGGAACGCTTAAAAGGCACATGGTTCGATTCTCTGACCCGGGAGATACCGCTAACCAAATTCGGTCTTTCCTGATCAGAGAGAAGGCCCTCGTCGGAGCAAAGAAATTGGCAAATCCCGCAGCCGCAACCGCCGAGGAATTGTCAAAAACAAAAAGGTTGTTGGCCATCCAAGCGTTGCAAAAACCGTTCGTCATCAAATCTCTTGACGAAATAATGGAAGAACGGCCCGAACTATCGGATGGAGAGGAAATCAAGGTCATTGTCCCCTCGAAATATAAGCAGCAGCGAGACTCCCGTAAGCAGTAA